One Fuerstiella marisgermanici DNA window includes the following coding sequences:
- a CDS encoding glycosyltransferase family 2 protein, with protein MLSIIVPVMNEEGSLRQLWDEIVAVAETAVDRFELIFIDDGSTDSSWQVISELIESDSRISGIRFRRNFGKAAALTAGMRAADGDLILMMDADLQDDPAEIPEMLKKIELGFDVVNGWKKRRLDPWHKVYPSKVFNWLVSTMTGLTLHDHNCGLKMFRSDVAAEISIYGELHRFIPVLAFARGFKVTELPVNHRSRQHGESKYGVRRFMRGLLDALTVTFLISFGRRPQHALGAVGLFFFGIGMLGLGYLSLLWCLMHVVPVIAVDPIGGRPLLAYSIAATLLGGQAMSLGLLAELIVAYTGKAKDSYSISERKCSNGQANVTPESTPAQ; from the coding sequence ATGTTGTCGATTATCGTGCCCGTCATGAACGAAGAAGGCAGCCTGCGTCAGTTGTGGGACGAAATCGTTGCTGTCGCGGAAACTGCCGTCGACCGCTTCGAACTGATCTTCATCGACGACGGGTCAACGGATTCTTCGTGGCAGGTCATTTCAGAACTGATCGAATCCGATAGCCGGATCAGCGGGATCCGCTTTCGTCGCAACTTCGGAAAAGCGGCTGCACTCACCGCCGGCATGCGAGCGGCCGACGGCGATCTGATCCTCATGATGGACGCCGACCTGCAGGACGACCCCGCCGAGATCCCGGAGATGCTGAAGAAAATCGAATTGGGATTCGATGTCGTCAATGGCTGGAAGAAACGACGGCTTGATCCGTGGCACAAAGTTTATCCCAGCAAGGTATTCAACTGGCTGGTGAGCACCATGACGGGGCTGACACTGCACGACCACAACTGCGGCCTGAAAATGTTTCGCTCGGACGTCGCGGCAGAAATCAGCATCTATGGCGAGCTGCATCGGTTCATCCCGGTACTGGCGTTCGCTCGTGGTTTCAAAGTGACTGAGCTGCCCGTGAACCATCGTTCTCGACAACATGGTGAATCGAAATACGGCGTGCGGCGTTTTATGCGAGGGCTGCTGGACGCTCTGACAGTCACGTTTCTAATTAGCTTCGGCCGTCGGCCACAACATGCTCTGGGAGCCGTCGGGCTGTTCTTTTTCGGCATTGGCATGCTGGGGCTTGGCTACCTTTCGCTGCTGTGGTGCCTGATGCACGTCGTGCCCGTCATCGCAGTCGATCCGATCGGTGGTCGACCGCTGCTCGCATATTCAATCGCGGCGACTCTACTGGGCGGTCAGGCAATGTCACTTGGACTGCTCGCGGAGTTAATCGTGGCGTACACGGGCAAGGCGAAGGATTCGTACAGCATTTCCGAACGCAAATGCAGCAACGGCCAGGCAAACGTAACACCAGAATCCACGCCCGCTCAGTAG